The nucleotide sequence TTTCTCCAGGTATACTAGACACCGATATGCAGTCAGAAATCAGGACAGTCAATAAAGAAGACTTTTCCAGAATAGATGAATTTATCGAATACAAAAAGGAAAACATGCTGGTGTCCCCTGAAAAAGTAGCAAGTCAACTCCTTCAGTTGCTAGATGAAGAAGATAAAGTCCAAAAGCCTTTAGTTTCTGTTAGAGAGCTGTAAAGGAGAGGAAGCATTTGTAGGGTAATGGGGGTAAATAAGGCAGGTTTTTGTATAGTAATGATTTGTTATAAACAGCAGAAAACCACAATTTAACCGTCATTGCGAGGCGCCAGGTAGCGTTGGGTAAAGTTCTTGGGTTAAAACGTAAGTCTTTAGTTTTTATAAAAAAAGTGTTGTTTACCTGTCAGCGTCCCTTGGACCTGACAGCGTAAGTGTTTAATAACCTGACGATGAGATTGCTTCGTCGTGTCTCCTCGCAAGGACGTGGTTGGGTAAGGGTAGTAGTTTGGTTTAATAGTTGACTTTATTATAATCAATAATTATAGTTAGCAGAAAACCAGAGTTTAACCGTCATTGCAAGGCGCCTGGTAGCGGTGGATAAAGTTCTTGATTTTTATTTTAAAGACTTAAGTTTCTTATGAAAAAAGTGTTGTTTACCTGTCAGCGTCCTTTGGACCTGACAGCGTCAGTGTTAAATCATTGATTATAAGCAGCAGAAAACCAGAGTTTAACCGTCATTGCAAGGCGCCTGGTAGCGGTGGGTAAAGTTCTTGGTTTTGATTTTAAAGACTTAAGTTTCTATGAAATAATGCCGCGACAATCTGTTTGCGTTAAGCTGTGTTGCTTGATTTTTAGGGTGCGAAATATCAAGCCTGACGATGAGATTGCTGGTTTAGTATGCTAGTTATCTATCTTTTGTTCTTTTTATGCTTTGGTGCCAGCCTCTGACAGATTCCTCGTTCCTCGGAATGACAGGTTATTATGAGTTGTAATAATCATCGAATAGTCCCATCATGACAATGTTTTTTTTCGTATACACCTCATATGGATCAAACTTAGTTCCTATGGACTTGTCGCAGATATTATTCCAATTGGGTGAAGAGAACGAGCATTACTTCAATGCTGTAGCGCCGCCGATAGTACAAACCTCTAACTTCTCTTTTAAAACGGTCGCAGAAATGCGTCAGGCCCAGCTTACAGAGTATGATACCCACTTTTACACCCGTGGGAATAATCCTGTCGTGGAGATGGTGAGGAAGAAAATGGCCGCTCTTGAAGGAGCTGAGGATGCCTTGGTACTGGCAAGTGGGAGTGCTGCCATTTCGGTTGCTGTTTTGAGCAATCTCCAACATGGCGATCATATCATTTCTGTTTATGCACCTTACAGTTGGACCAATAAATTTCTAACTGCTTTTCTTCCACGCTTTGGTATAACGGTGACTATGGTTGACGGTACCGATATAAGTAATTTTAAAGAAGCTATTAGGCCTGAAACCAAAGTGATCTTTTTGGAGTCTCCTAATTCTTACACTTTTGTCCTTCAAGATATAGCGCAGGTATCCTTGTTGGCTAAGGAACATAATATTACTACAATTTTGGATAATAGCTACGCTGGCCCTCTTTTTCAAAACCCTATAAAAATGGGGGTAGACATAGTGGTGCATTCTGCAACAAAATATATAGGTGGGCATAGTGATGCTATGGGTGGTGTGATATGTGGTAGGAGTGACATGATGCGGAAGATTTTTGCTTCTGAATATATGACACTAGGAGGTGTAATTTCGCCGTTCAATGCCTGGCTGCTGCTCCGGGGTTTGCGGACATTGGAAGTGCGAATGGACCGTATTGCTGATTCAGCAGCAAAGGTTACTGCTTTTTTGCAACAACACAAAGCAGTGGAAAGCGTCAGGTACCCTTTCTTACCGACCCATCCTCAGTACGACTTAGCAAAGAAACAGATGAAAAAATGTCCTGGTTTATTTACCATTGCACTTAAGGCTAGCACTGTTGATGATGTAGAACTGTTTTGTAATACCTTGAAGCGGTTTGCACTCGCTTGTTCATGGGGAGGCTACGAGTCCTTAATTTTTCCTGCATGTGCTACTTTCGAAGAAAGGGACATGAACATGGAGAAGTTTAACCTGGTTCGGGTGTATGTTGGCCTAGAAAACCCTGACTTGCTCATTGAAGATTTAGCGCAAGCTTTGCAAAAAATCAAAATGTAACTTGGATTATGCTAATGCCTGTATTTGGGTGAGGAAATAAAAAAGGCTGCCCCGTGGACAGCCTCTTTAGTATCATTCAGAAACTTCAGTTTCCATTAAATAAGCTTTAATATATTCATCCAGATCCCCATCAAGGACATTCTGCACATCAGTTCTTTCTACGCCTGTGCGGATATCTTTAATGAGCTTATATGGGTGAAGGACATAATTCCTTATTTGAGAACCAAAGTCCACACGTTTTTTGGTGCTTTCTACCGCAGCCCTTGCTTCATTCCGCTTTTCAATTTCGAGCTGGTAAAGACGACTTTTCAGCATCTTAATAGCCTTTTCCTTGTTCTGAAGCTGCGAACGTTCCTGCTGACATTCGATAATTAAACCCGAAGGTTTATGGTGTAGTCTTACAGCGGTTTCTACTTTGTTTACATTCTGTCCACCGGCACCGCCTGAGCGGAAAGTATCCCATTCTATGTCGGCAGGGTTAACATCTATATTGATAGTGTCATCTACCACCGGATAGGCAAAAACCGAAGCAAACGAGGTATGCCTTCTGCCACCTGAGTCAAATGGCGAAATTCTTACCAAGCGGTGAACTCCAATTTCAGACTTTAAGTACCCAAAAGCAAAAGGGCCATCAATTTCAAGGGTAACCGATTTCACGCCAGCTACCTCACCGGCTTGATAGTTGATTTCCCGAACGGAAAACCCATGGCTTTCTGCCCACATGATATACATCCTCATAAGCATGCCGGCCCAGTCATTACTTTCTGTGCCACCTGCACCTGGGTTTATCTCGATAATAGCACTGAGTTGGTCTTCCTCGTTGGAGAGCATTTTTTTGTATTCTAGCTCTTCCACCGCTTTTAGCACCTTTTTGTACTCTTGGTCTATGTCTTCCGCAGACACTTCGCCAGCCTCATGGAATTCATATAAGGTTTCAAAATCTTCATATAGCGTCTGGACTTTGTCAAATGCATCTGTCCAGAACTTCAGGATCTTGATCCCTTTCATTATTTTTTCGGCTTCTTTAGGGTCGTCCCAAAAGCCGGGGGAGGCAGACTTTTCTTCCTCTTCTTTTACATTGGCAATCTTACGATCGTAGTCAAAGATACCTCCTCAAAGCATTTACTCTTGCTTTTAAATCTTTAAAATCTTCTGTAGTCATTACAGTAGTGGGTTTAACAATTTGTTTATAATAAAATTTTTTATGCTCTATTAGAACAACGGCGCTTTAAGTCTCAGCCCTGTTGTTTCCTCCAGTCCGCACATTAAGTTCATGTTTTGGACAGCTTGTCCTGAAGCACCTTTCAAAAGGTTGTCGATCATGCTCACAACGAACACTTTGCCGTCATGCTTCTCTACATGGACGATAGCATTATTAGTATTAACTACCTGTTTCATGTTAGGGTTCACATCAGATACATTGGTAAACGGATGCGAGCTGTAGTAGTCTTTGTAAAGAGCAACAGCGTCTGCTTCACTTAAATCAGATTTTAAGTAAATAGAAGCAAAGATCCCTCTTGTAAAATCTCCACGGTATGGGATGAAGTTGATGTCCTGTTCCATGCCTGGTTGCAGAGACTTTAAGCTTTGACCAATTTCTTTCAAATGCTGATGGGTAAAAGCTTTGTAAACAGATATGTTATTGTTTCTCCAGCTAAAATGAGAAGTAGGGCTCAAGCTTTGTCCAGCACCTGTAGATCCTGTAATGGCCGAAATGTGAATTTCATTGTTCAACTCACCGGCAGAAGCCAATGGCAAAAGACCTAACTGAATACAGGTAGCAAAGCAGCCTGGGTTAGCAATCTTTTGAGCTTCTTTTATTTTTTCTTTTTGTAGTTCAGGAAGGCCATATACGAAATCATTGCCTTCTCTTTTAATCCTAAAGTCGTGGCTTAGGTCAACGATTTTAACGTGGTCTGCAACTTTGTTTGCCTCTAGGAACTTGGCTGCGTCGCCGTGACCTACGCATAAAAACAATACGTCAATATCATTAGACAAGGTGTCTGAAAACTTTAGGTCTGTTACACCTAAAAGGTCAGCGTGTACATGGCTCACAGGGTTTCCTGCATTACTGTTACTGTGTACAAATGCAATTTCAACATTAGGATGGAAAACCAATATTCTTAGCATTTCCCCACCGGTATAACCTGCGCCTCCGGCTATTCCTACTTTAATTTTCTCCATTTTTTTGTTCTTTGTGCCTCACAATGCCACACAAGGGTTGGCAAAGTGGCAAGTTTATGATTTAGAATTTACTTTGTTCCAGATCATGGTCTGGTTGCCAAATATTTTTGAAAAGCCTTTCACGTCTTCTCCAGACCAGGCATTGTTCATTTCTCCATAGCTTCCGAACTGAGATGACATTAAGTCATTGTCAGACTGGATGCCTATAATGTGGAATCTATAAGGAGCTAAAAAGACTTTTACCGTTCCTGTCACACAGGCTTGTGTGTCTTCCATGAATTTCTCCATATTGCGCATGATAGGGTCGAGAAACTGTCCTTCGTGTACAGCATTGCCATACCAGCTTGCTAGTTGCTCTTTCCAGTACAATTGCCATTTGGTAAGTGTATGTTTTTCAAGTGTATGGTGTGCTTTGATAATTACCACAGGAGCTGCTGCTTCAAAACCTACTCTTCCTTTTATCCCTATAATCGTGTCACCTACATGGATGTCCCTGCCAACCCCATACGGAGCTGCAATATCATTTAAGTCTTGAATGGCGTGAACAGGATTGTCATATTTTTTACCGTTGATGCCTTTCAGTTCTCCTTTGTCAAAAAACAGTTCTATTTCTTCGCTTTCTGTTTTTGTTACTTGGGTAGGGAATGCCGATTCAGGTAGATATTGGTCAGAGGTAAGTGTTTCTTTTCCACCTACACTTGTGCCCCAAATCCCTTTGTTTATAGAGTATTGAGCTTTTGCCCAATCTTGTTCTACACCTTTTGATTTTAGGTATTCGATTTCGGCTTCTCTGGAAAGCTTCATGTCTCTGATAGGCGTAATGATATTTGCTTCTGGATGTAGAATGTTAAATATCATGTCAAAGCGTACCTGGTCATTTCCGGCACCTGTACTTCCGTGTGCGATATGACTGGCATCAACCTCTTTAGCATACTTTGCGATAGCCATAGCCTGAAATACCCTTTCAGCACTTACAGAAAGTGGGTAGGTTTGATTTTTAAGGATGTTCCCAAAAATAAGGTAACGCAGGCATTCTTGATAATACTGGTCTACTACATCTAGCGTGACATGTTTTTTTACACCTAGCTTATACGCTTTTTCTTCAATTTCTTTGAGTTCTTCAGGTGAAAATCCGCCGGTATCAACAATGGCAGAGTAAACCTCAAGCCCTTTTTCTTCGGATAAATATTTTACACAGTAAGAAGTGTCTAAGCCGCCACTAAACGCAAGTATTACTTTATTGTTCATTGTTAAGGATTTTAGCTAGCAAAATTAGGAATAAAATTTTTTGAATGATAATAAAAAAAGGACTTTCAGCAATTGTCGAAAGCCCTTAAACCTGAATTATGCGATAGATTTCATCATGAGGAGCAAAATAGCAATAAACAGCGCTATGTTTAAGACACAAATGTGATCGAAGCGACTGAATTGAAGTTGTTTTGCTACATAATAGAAAGTTCTATTGCATATTTCAGGTTACAGTTTGTTAAAACAATAGAGATGCTGCCGTTCTATTGCTGTAAGGTAAAGTTCCTTTACTTGACCACGATAAGATCAAAAGATTTTAAAAGAAGCTAAAGACAAAGCTTTTGCCGGAACTTTTAAGGACTTTAAAAGTTTATGTTTTTTAAACTTTTGCCACCTTTCATACAGTGCAGACCTCTTCATGAAATCCCATTTGCTCTTGTTTTTTTCTTTGGGGTCGTAAACCATGCCTGTACATAAGCACATTTTATGGTTCATTCGGTTAAGAATATCATAGTTTACGCAACTGGAACATCCTTTCCAGAACGATTCATCGTCAGTAAGTTCTGAGAAAGTTACAGGTCTATATCCTAAGTCTGAGTTGATTTTCATTACTGCCAGACTTGTTGTAAGGCCAAAAAGTTTTGCATCTGGATATTTAGCTCGTGACAGTTCAAAAGCTTTGTACTTGATTTGAGTAGCCAAGCCGTATTTACGGAAATTGCCAGAAACGATAAGCCCAGAGTTGGCGACATATTTTTCATGTCCCCAAGTTTCTATGTAGCAGAAGCCTGCAAATTGACCATCAAGTGTAGTTGCAATGACGGCTTTGCCTTCTTCCATTTTCTTTCTAATATAGCTCGGGTCCCGTTTGGCTATTCCAGTGCCACGTGCTTTGGCACTAATTTCCATTTCATTACATATATCTTTTGCAAGGTGTAAGTGTTCTTTACTTGCTACAATTATTTTGAAATCGGACATTTTTTCAGAATCTAATAAATAGATAAATAGAATTTTTGAGAAATTTGTTCGGATTTAAAATCGAGGTGATGTTGCCGCCACGTAGGCAGCATAGTTAATTAAGCGGCCTAGGGCCTTGGGCAGCGCCCAGGAAGGTTCCTGCCAGCTCCTGCTTTTGCGGGAGCGAAAATCATATTCATATATGTAGAATTGTTCTGCATGGCAAGTTTATGAACACTCAAAGTTAACTTTTAATTTCTTTTTTTCAAAAAAAAATGTGCCCCAGTTAGGGCACATTTGCAATGTTGTTTTAGTATTTTCCTGTAATACAGTTTGTTATGCTCTTTTTGCTTCAAGGTCTTTTTTTAAGATATTTTGAAGTTTTTGGTCGGTAAATGGCTTTTCGATAATGTCAGGAAAACCTAAGTTGTTCAAAATATTAATGTATTCCGGGGTAACTGTACCTGTTAACAAAATAATCCTGATGTTCTTGTCAAGAATCATCTTCTTGAAGTATTTTAAGAAATTGATCCCGTCCATCTCCGGCATGTTGATGTCTAAAAGAATCAACTCGGGCAACTTGTTCTTTGATTCTGCTAGATATGTAAGAGCATCTTCTCCGTTTCTGACGGCTTTTATTTCTCGTGCTAGCCCAGACTTTCTCAAAAGCCTTTCGGTTACGAAGTTGTTTACATAGTCATCATCAACAAGAAGAATTGTATTAAAGTATGTGTTGTACATAAGTTCCAATAAAAGATGATTCTTTTTTAAGAACTTACTTTTCATCAAAAAGTTTGAGAATGTTCATTAGTTTTTCTTCGTTCAGCGGTTTTATTATATAATCGTTAAAACCTATGTTTTTCAAAATGTTAATATCTTTTTCACTGAATGAAGAAGTGTAAATGATTATGCGGGTTTTATTTTTGTCCATATTGTAATGTTGGAAAGAGTCAATGAACTCGAACCCATCCATTACCGGCATATTGATGTCTAAGAAGATCAATTCTGGGAAATGCTCTGCCTCGCGGAGATACCTCAATGCCTCGTCTCCATTACGGCAAAACACAACATTCTCGCATACCTTGAATTTCTGGAGCAGATGGTCGGCAATAAAGTTGCTCACATAATCATCGTCTACTAAAAGAACGGTCTTAAATTTATACATCTATCCCTCATGGTTAGTTTAAGTAGTCTTTTTAGCAGGAGCTGATACCTAAAAATATCCGAACCTGGTGTAAATTTATAAAAAAAATTATAAAATGTCTTGGTAAGATTAAGATAGCTTGTTGACGAAGTCGATATATTCTTTCATCGCTTCTTCTTTAGACATGCCCTTTAAGCTTTCCCAAGCTGCGTATTTTGCATTGCCTTTGATATCAAATGGGTTGCTAGGTTTGTCTATATTTACATCACCTTCTGTAGCTTGCTTGTACAAGCTGTAAATCCTCAGTAGGTTATCGTTGGGCTGGTTAGGCAATGACTGAGATTTTGCTACCGCGTTTTCAAACTCTTGTTTTAGCTCCATGGTCTTATTGATTGTTTTATATTGATTAATAATTTACCCTTGAAAAAGTTTGGTTTCCACACCTGTTTAGCTGTTTACTTCGACAAATTTGTCTACGTCTTTTGCTTTTCCTAAAATTATGATGATGTCATTCTCATATAATATGGTATCTCCTTTAGGTACACCTATTACATGCTCTACGTTGACTGTTTCGCCTTCGCGCACTTCCTCAAAATTTCTTTTAATCGTTATCAGGTTCAGGTTGTAGCGTTCGCGTAGCCCTATGTCTTTTACTGCACGGTTCGAAATTTTAACAGGTGTTTGGATTTCTACAATTTCATAATCGTCAGGGAGGGGCAAAAAGGTTTTCATAGTGGGGTGGAGCAGGATTTCTGCCACTGTTTTCCCGACTTCATCTTCCGGTGACAGAATTTCAGTAACGCCCATTTTTTCCAAGATCATTTTTTGCTGGGCACTTCCTGCCCTTGCTATGATCCTTTTTATTTTTAATTCCAGCAAGATTACGGTAGTGAGCATGAGCGATTCGAAATTGTCGCCTATGGCCACCACTACCGCGTCCATACTTTGAATGTTATGGGCAATGAGTGTTTTGGTATCGGTAGAGTTCATTACTACTGCGTAAGCTACTTCATCCTTTACCTGGTCTACTTTTACAGGGTCTAAATCCAAGGCAAGCACTTCTGCACCACGTGTGGCAAGGCTTCGCGCAATGGAAGTGCCAAATTTTCCAAGACCGATTACAGCAAATTTATTTACCATGTATTTTATGTTTTAGAAAAGCAATTAATACTTCTAAGGCTTTGTCCAAATGTTTGTTATTGGGAATGATTAAATCAGCCTCTTCTTTGAACGGTTCAATGTATTTTTTATAAGTAGGAGACACATGATGTTCATAACGGTATAGGACATCTTCCACGTTATATCCCCTTTCTTTTTGATCTCTGGCGATTCTTCTCTTTAATTTGATATGTTCTTGGGCATCGAGAAATATTTTTAGGTCAAACTGTTTGGCCAAAGCTTCATAATAAAAAATAAATATGCCTTCTGCAATGATAATGGGGGCAGGTTTGCAGGTAACAGTACATGCTTCTCTGTTTGGGTTGTTAAAAGTGTATTCTTTAATTTCAATAGATGCTCCAGATTTTATTTTTTTTAAGTCTTCCTTAAATTTTTCTTGGTCAATAGACTCTGGTTGATCATAGTTTGGTATGCCATTATCATCTAGGGGTTGTAGAGACTGGTCTTTATAGTAATTGTCCTGGGAAACCAAGCATATCTCATTTTCCTCAAAAGCACTTAGAAGCTTTTGAAGTAGCAAGGTTTTTCCTGAGGCGCTTCCACCTGTTATTCCGACCAGATAGGGTTTCATTGGCTGTAAGTTTTATATTACTGTATACTCTGTAAATATTCAGTTAGCTTTCTAACAGCTATGCCCCGGTGGCTGATTTTGTTTTTCTCTTCCATCGTAAGTTCTGCAAAAGACCGTTCGTCGTTCAAAGGGCTGAATATCGGGTCATACCCAAAACCTTTGTCTCCTTTTCTTCCTTCTAAAATCCTTCCTTCTACGATACCTTCAAATTGCTTTACCTGTCCATTTAATATTAGGGTAATAGATGTCCTGAAACGGGCGTTTCTGTTAGAGCAGGCTTCCATGTTTTTTAGGAGCAGGTCTATATTGTCTTCTGGACGGCATTCTGGCCCCGCATATCGCGCCGAATAAACACCAGGTGCGCCATTTAAACACTCAGTTTCTAGGCCAGTGTCATCAGCAAAGCATGATACATTATATTTGTTATATACATAATCTGCTTTTTGAAGAGAGTTCTCTTCTAGTGTTTCATGTTCTTCAGGCAATTCCTCATGGCATCCGATATCTTTGAGGCTTAATATCGTAAAGCGGTCTCCAAGGATATTTTGGATCTCTTTGAGCTTGCCTGGGTTGTTGGTTGCAAAACACAGTTTCATAAAGACTGAATGATTTTATATCGCAATATTAAGTAAATTCTTGAAACCTCATATTTAAATATGGTGTTTTACTTGGTAATATGAAAGTTTAGTATTGCATTGTTAAGTATTTTCAGTACTTTTGCAGTTCTTTTGAGAAAACCGAAGACGGACGGGTTCCGTCGCTAACTTAAAGTTAATTAATTATGGCTGTTAAAATCAGACTAGCGCGTCGTGGACGCAAACAAAGAGCAATGTATGACATTGTAGTTGCAGATGCAAGAGCACCTCGTGATGGTAGGTTTATTGAAAAACTGGGAACTTATAACCCAAATACCAATCCAGCAGATGTGGATCTTGACGCTGAAAGAGCACTTAAGTGGGTTATGAACGGTGCCCAGCCTACTGATACTGCTAGAAGCTTACTGTCTGATGGCGGTGTTATGCTTAAGAAGCACCTTCAGGTTGGTGTAAACAAAGGCGCTATTACTCAAGAGCAAGCTGACAAGAAGTTTGAAGAGTGGAAAGCTGCTAAAGAAAAATCTGCAACTGCTAAAGTTACTGCTATTACTGATAAGAAAGCAGCAGAAGCTAAGGCTAGACAAGAAGCTGAAGAAAAGGTTAACCAAGCTAGAATTGAAGCTCAGAAAGCTAAGCAAGCAGAAGTTGCTGCTGCTTTGGAAGATGCTGATGCTAAAACCGAAGAAGCTGGCGAAGCCGCTGACGCTGTTGACAATAAAGAAGGAGACACTGCAGAATAACATCTGTTTTTGAGCTATGGACAAGGATTCCTGTTTTAAATTCGGGTTTATCTCCAAAGTTCATGGGCTGAAAGGCGACGTTATTGCGCAGGTAGATGTAAAATATCCTGAAGAATTTATTGACTTGGAATCACTGTTTGTTGAAATAAACAAGCAGCTGATTCCTTTTTTTATTGAAGATTATCGACTGAAACAGCAGCAGCGCATTATTCTGAAGTTTGAAGACGTTGATAATTCTGAACAAGCCACTGAGTTAATCGGAAAAAGCATATTCCTGCCTAATGAATTGCTGCCTGAGCCGGATGAAGGAGAAGTACTGCTGAATCAACTGGTCGGATGTGCCGTGCATGATAAAGTGCATGGGGTATTGGGTGTGGTAGATGAGGTTTATGAAATGCCGGGGCAAGACCTGATTGGCATGACATATCAGGGAAAAGAGGTGCTGATACCTGTAAATGGCAACATTTTGCTGGAGGCTGATTATAGAAAAAAAATCTTGCTTACTGAACTTCCCGCAGGTTTGTTGGACTTATACCTCAATGATGATGCTACTGAAGAAGAGGATTGATTGCTTATGCGTATAGATATTATAACATGCCTGCCCAAATTGTTGGATAGTTTTTTCGGACATTCCATATTGAAAAGGGCGCAGGACAAAGGACTCGCATCGCTTCATGTCCATGACTTGAGGGATTATTCTGATTTTAAACATCGTCAGGTCGACGATTATGCTTATGGGGGAGGGGCTGGAATGGTCTTGATGATAGAGCCTGTAGATAAATGTATCTCCGCGCTTAAAGCGGAAAGGGATTATGATGCGATTGTTTATATGTCGCCAGACGGACAGCGCCTTGAGCAGGGAATGGCAAACCGTTTTTCGTTGCTCAAGAATATTATTATCCTCTGTGGTCATTATAAAGGTGTTGACGAAAGGGTGAGGACAAGTTTGATTACCCACGAAATCAGCATTGGCGACTATGTGCTGTCAGGGGGAGAGTTGCCTGCCGCAGTTTTTACAGATGCCTTGCTGAGGCTTATTCCTGGAGTGCTGTCTGATGAAACATCGGCCTTGTCTGATTCTTTTCAGGACGATATGCTCGCACCGCCTGTATATACCCGTCCGGCTGAGTTTAAAGGAATGAAAGTGCCGGAAATATTGCTTTCGGGCAATGAAAAACATATTAATGACTGGCGTCACGAACAGGCGCTTGAAAGGACTAGGCTGAGAAGGCCGGACTTAATAGAAAAAAATAAAAAAATATCTGGCAGTTAGTGTTATTGTCAGTATTATTTACTTATATTTGCAATCCGTTTTTTTCGAGATTTAAAGATATCCATAAAAATGAGCGAATTACTCAAAATCGTAGAAGCTGAATATGCCGAGAAGCTTACTAATGTGCCTAAATTCAAAGCAGGTGATACAGTAAACGTGCATGTGAGAATTACTGAAGGTAATAAAGAAAGGGTACAGCAGTATCAAGGCGTTGTTATACAAAGAAGAAATCAAGGTACTACCGGTGAAACTTTCACCGTAAGAAAGGTTTCTGCTAGTGTCGCTGTTGAGAGAATTTTCCCTATTCTTTCTCCAAGCATCGAGAAAATCGAACTTGTAAGAAAAGGTGTTGTAAGGCGTGCCCGTCTATTTTATCTTAGAAGTAAGACTGGTAAAAGCGCAAGAATCAAAGAAGACAAAAAAGCTTATAGTGCAAAAGCTAAAGAAAAGGCTAAAGCTAAAGCTTAAAATATCTACCGACTTTATAAAAAAAGCTCCTTTTTGGAGCTTTTTTTTTACCTTTTAAACAAACAATCGGTTTCATTTTGTTATTTTTATAGCCTGTTTTAGAACATTATGATTTTACACTTTTACAAATATCAGGGAACAGGTAATGATTTTGTGATGATCGATAACCGGAAGGAGCTTTTGGATCCTGAAGATCATCAATTAATTGCAAAATTGTGCGACAGGCGTTTCGGTATCGGCGGGGACGGACTTATACTTTTAGAAGACCATACCAATTATGATTTCCAAATGGTCTACTTTAACTCCGATGGCAGGCAGAGTTCTATGTGTGGTAACGGAGGCAGGTGTATTGTTAAATTTGCCTACGATTTGCGCGTAATTGGAGATACTACTTCTTTTATTGCCATAGACGGTGAGCATGAGGCCTGTGTGAAAAATGGCATTGTTCACCTCAAGATGGTAGACGTGAAGGGTTTAGAGCTTATTGGAAATGATCGTTTCCTAGATACGGGCTCTCCCCATTATATACAATTTGTTGATTCCATAAAAGATTTCCCTGTAGTAGAGGAAGGACGGAAAATTCGATATAATGATAGGTTTAAGAAAGAGGGGACCAATGTAAACTTTGTCCGGAAGGAAGGGTCTAGTTCACTTGTCGTTAGAACGTATGAACGGGGGGTGGAAGATGAAACATGGAGTTGTGGAACGGGCGTTACTGCTTCGGCAATAGCTGCTTTTCCTGAAGGTGTTGATGAACCTGTTAAAATTAAAACATTAGGAGGTGACCTTTCAGTGTCTTTTAAGAAAAATGATAGTTTGTATTACAATGTATATTTGAACGGTCCTGCCGTACAGGTTTATAAAGGTGAAATTGAAATATAAAACACGTTTATTATAAACCTAATATATCCCTTAAAGTTTTTAGTATAGAAACTTTTTGTCCTTAGCGACTATTTGAAAAAAATTATTAACCAGAAATCGGTACAGAGCGATGCTTGACTTTCTTACTAAAGGTATAACACTTCTTTTTGGAACAAAAAATGAAAGAGATCTAAAGGAGCTTACTCCTTATGTGCAATTAATTAATGACGAATATGAGAAGCTGAGGCCTATCAGTGACGATGATTTACGATTAAGGACCCAGCAGATCAAAGATATAATCAAGGCCGACCTTAAGCATATTGATGACGATATTGTTGCTTTGAACAAAAGGGTAGAGGAAAACCCTAAAATGCACGTTACTGAAAAAGAAGCTGTTTTTCAACAGATCGATAAGCTTGAGGAGGATAGGAACAAAGATCTTGAA is from Cytophagaceae bacterium ABcell3 and encodes:
- the dapF gene encoding diaminopimelate epimerase, with amino-acid sequence MILHFYKYQGTGNDFVMIDNRKELLDPEDHQLIAKLCDRRFGIGGDGLILLEDHTNYDFQMVYFNSDGRQSSMCGNGGRCIVKFAYDLRVIGDTTSFIAIDGEHEACVKNGIVHLKMVDVKGLELIGNDRFLDTGSPHYIQFVDSIKDFPVVEEGRKIRYNDRFKKEGTNVNFVRKEGSSSLVVRTYERGVEDETWSCGTGVTASAIAAFPEGVDEPVKIKTLGGDLSVSFKKNDSLYYNVYLNGPAVQVYKGEIEI